The proteins below are encoded in one region of Pseudomonas sp. SCB32:
- a CDS encoding ribonuclease E inhibitor RraB, with the protein MSRDKQLFPDDEIGDALWALQEDGEDLSVEHEVEFAVIFPDEQSALDFAIMLLQNGQKVAYSEYDGNDQLPWQVLAYPVMELSHEHISGYAALLSEHSADLGGQLDGWSAL; encoded by the coding sequence ATGAGCCGCGACAAGCAGCTTTTCCCGGACGACGAAATCGGCGACGCCCTGTGGGCCCTGCAGGAGGACGGTGAGGACCTCTCCGTCGAGCACGAGGTAGAGTTCGCGGTGATCTTCCCGGACGAACAGTCCGCCCTGGACTTCGCCATCATGCTGCTGCAGAACGGCCAGAAAGTGGCCTACTCGGAGTACGACGGTAACGACCAGCTGCCCTGGCAGGTCCTGGCCTACCCGGTGATGGAGCTCAGCCACGAGCACATCAGCGGCTACGCCGCGCTGCTGTCCGAGCACTCCGCCGACCTGGGCGGCCAGCTGGATGGCTGGTCGGCGCTCTGA
- a CDS encoding DsbA family oxidoreductase, translating into MSDSITIDFVSDVVCPWCAIGLNGLLEAMRRVDDELTVELRIKPFELNADMPAEGEDLVEHLQRKYGSSAEEIARNQEHLRAMGEEVGVHFDLKKRNRIYNTFDAHRLLHWAAESHRDVALKQALLHAYFGEGRDPSDAEVLLDVAVSVGLDAVRAREILDSDAYADEVVSEEDFYTSHGIRAVPAVILNGRQLISGAQSVDYYEQALRQVARKQPLPE; encoded by the coding sequence ATGAGCGATAGCATCACCATTGATTTCGTCTCCGACGTGGTCTGCCCCTGGTGCGCCATTGGCCTGAACGGCCTGCTGGAAGCCATGCGCCGCGTGGACGACGAACTGACTGTCGAGCTGCGCATCAAGCCCTTCGAACTCAACGCGGACATGCCCGCCGAGGGCGAGGACCTGGTGGAGCACCTGCAGCGCAAGTACGGCAGCAGCGCCGAGGAGATCGCCCGCAATCAGGAACACCTGCGCGCCATGGGCGAGGAAGTCGGAGTGCACTTCGACCTGAAGAAGCGCAACCGCATCTACAACACCTTCGATGCCCACCGCCTGCTGCACTGGGCGGCGGAGTCGCACCGAGACGTAGCCCTCAAGCAGGCCCTGCTGCACGCCTACTTCGGCGAAGGGCGAGACCCGAGCGATGCTGAAGTGCTGCTGGACGTAGCGGTCAGCGTCGGCCTGGATGCAGTGCGGGCGCGGGAAATCCTCGACAGCGACGCCTATGCCGACGAGGTGGTGAGCGAAGAGGACTTCTACACCAGCCACGGCATCCGTGCCGTGCCGGCGGTGATCCTCAACGGTCGCCAGCTGATTTCCGGCGCGCAGAGCGTGGATTACTACGAACAGGCGCTGCGCCAGGTAGCGCGCAAGCAGCCGCTGCCGGAGTGA
- a CDS encoding Lrp/AsnC family transcriptional regulator — MLLNLLRANARESISELARKLGVSRSTVQSRIERLEQQGIISGYSIKVSDSYAQSLVRAHVLVTALPKLSHQVVQALEKIAEVRTLHSVSGNFDMIVIVEALSIRDLDAVLDRIGALDGVERTMSSIILSTRIDR, encoded by the coding sequence ATGCTGCTCAACCTACTGCGCGCCAACGCCCGCGAGTCGATTTCCGAGCTGGCGCGCAAACTGGGTGTGTCGCGTTCCACGGTGCAGAGCCGGATCGAGCGGCTGGAGCAGCAGGGCATCATCAGCGGCTATTCGATCAAGGTGTCGGACAGCTATGCGCAGTCCCTGGTGCGTGCCCATGTGCTGGTCACGGCGCTGCCGAAGCTGTCACACCAGGTGGTGCAGGCGCTGGAGAAGATCGCTGAGGTGAGGACGCTGCATTCGGTGAGCGGCAACTTCGACATGATCGTGATCGTCGAGGCGCTGTCGATCCGCGACCTGGATGCGGTGCTTGACCGCATTGGCGCGCTGGACGGGGTGGAGCGGACCATGTCGTCGATCATCCTGTCGACGCGGATCGATCGCTGA
- a CDS encoding carbon-nitrogen hydrolase family protein produces MYLALYQCPPGPDDVAGNLRRLEQAARQAVQSGADLLVLPEMFLSGYNIGAKRVAELAEASDGPSAARIAEVARQHRIGILYGYPERDAGGAIFNSVQLIDRQGERRANYRKTHLYGDLDRTQFSASDTPPAIFELDGWKIGLLICFDVEFPEAVRTLALAGADLVLVPTANMRPYEFVAQVLVPTRAYENQVFLAYANYAGPEGELEYCGLSCIVAPDGQVMTQAKHGEELLVAELDPQRIALAREGYSYVHLRRPVLYRS; encoded by the coding sequence ATGTACCTGGCCCTATACCAGTGCCCACCCGGCCCCGACGACGTCGCCGGCAACCTGCGCCGCCTCGAGCAGGCCGCCCGGCAGGCGGTGCAGAGCGGCGCGGATCTGCTGGTCCTGCCGGAAATGTTCCTCAGCGGCTACAACATCGGCGCCAAACGCGTTGCCGAACTGGCTGAAGCCAGCGACGGCCCCTCGGCGGCACGCATCGCCGAAGTCGCCCGCCAGCACAGGATCGGCATTCTCTACGGCTACCCGGAGCGTGATGCCGGCGGCGCCATCTTCAACAGCGTGCAGCTGATCGACCGCCAGGGCGAACGGCGCGCCAACTACCGCAAGACCCATCTCTACGGCGACCTCGACCGCACCCAGTTCAGCGCCTCCGACACGCCGCCGGCGATCTTCGAGCTGGACGGCTGGAAGATCGGCCTGCTGATCTGCTTCGACGTCGAATTCCCCGAGGCCGTGCGCACCCTGGCACTGGCCGGCGCCGACCTGGTGCTGGTACCCACCGCCAACATGCGCCCCTACGAGTTCGTCGCCCAGGTGCTGGTGCCCACCCGCGCCTACGAGAACCAGGTGTTCCTCGCCTACGCCAACTACGCGGGCCCTGAAGGCGAACTGGAGTACTGCGGCCTGAGCTGCATCGTCGCGCCGGATGGCCAGGTGATGACCCAGGCCAAGCACGGCGAGGAACTGCTGGTGGCCGAGCTGGACCCGCAACGCATCGCCCTGGCGCGCGAAGGCTACAGCTACGTGCACCTGCGCCGGCCGGTGCTGTACCGGTCGTAA
- a CDS encoding carboxymuconolactone decarboxylase family protein, giving the protein MSARIEWPKKSPDAYKAMLGLEQALEKSGLELPLLELVRLRASQLNGCAYCMNMHANDARKAGETEARLQTLSAWRETRFFTERERAALAWTESLTLLAEKHAPQDQFDALREHFSEVEVVNLTLAIATINAWNRFGVGMALVP; this is encoded by the coding sequence ATGAGTGCACGTATCGAATGGCCGAAGAAGTCCCCCGATGCCTACAAGGCCATGCTCGGCCTGGAGCAGGCACTGGAAAAATCCGGCCTGGAGCTCCCGCTGCTGGAACTGGTGCGCCTGCGCGCCTCGCAGCTCAACGGCTGTGCCTATTGCATGAACATGCACGCCAATGACGCGCGCAAGGCCGGCGAGACCGAGGCGCGCCTGCAGACCCTGAGCGCCTGGCGTGAAACGCGCTTCTTCACCGAGCGCGAGCGCGCCGCGCTGGCCTGGACAGAAAGCCTGACCCTGCTGGCCGAGAAACACGCGCCGCAGGACCAGTTCGACGCCCTGCGCGAGCATTTCAGCGAGGTGGAAGTCGTCAACCTGACCCTGGCGATTGCCACGATCAATGCGTGGAACCGCTTTGGTGTGGGCATGGCGCTGGTGCCTTGA
- the fusA gene encoding elongation factor G has product MARTTPIELYRNIGIVAHVDAGKTTTTERILFYTGVNHKMGEVHDGAATMDWMVQEQERGITITSAATTAFWQGSAKQYGHKFRFNIIDTPGHVDFTIEVERSLRVLDGAVVVFSGADGVEPQSETVWRQANKYHVPRLAYVNKMDRQGADFLRVVKQIQQRLGHNPVPIQLAIGSEETFAGQIDLVKMKAIVWNDADQGTSYIEEPIPAELQALAEEWRAHMIEAAAEANEELMNKYLEGEELSVEEIKAGLRQRTLANEIVPAVLGSSFKNKGVPLVLDAVIDYLPAPSEIPAIKGTHPDDEEKHDERHADDSEPFSSLAFKIATDPFVGTLTFTRVYSGVLSSGDAVLNSVKGKKERVGRMVQMHANQREEIKECRAGDIAALIGMKDVTTGDTLCAIDKPIILERMDFPDPVISVAVEPKTKADQEKMGIALSKLAQEDPSFRVKTDEETGQTIISGMGELHLDIIVDRMRREFNVEANIGKPQVAYREAIRRKCEIEGKFVRQSGGRGQFGHCWIRFEPGEAGKDGLEFVNEVVGGVIPREFIPAIQKGIEEQMQNGVLAGYPLIGLKASVFDGSYHDVDSSEMAFKIAASMATKQLSQKGGAVLLEPVMKVEVVTPEEYMGDVMGDLNRRRGLIQGMEDTPAGKVIRAEVPLGEMFGYATDVRSMSQGRASYSMEFTKYAEAPANIAEAIIKKANG; this is encoded by the coding sequence ATGGCTCGCACCACGCCCATCGAGCTTTACCGCAATATCGGCATCGTCGCCCACGTCGACGCCGGCAAGACCACCACCACCGAGCGCATCCTGTTTTACACCGGGGTGAACCACAAGATGGGTGAGGTACACGACGGCGCGGCGACCATGGACTGGATGGTGCAGGAGCAGGAGCGCGGCATCACCATCACCTCGGCGGCGACCACGGCCTTCTGGCAGGGTTCCGCCAAGCAGTACGGCCACAAGTTCCGCTTCAACATCATCGACACCCCCGGTCACGTCGACTTCACCATCGAGGTGGAGCGCTCCCTGCGTGTGCTCGATGGCGCGGTGGTGGTGTTCAGCGGCGCCGACGGTGTCGAGCCGCAGTCCGAGACGGTCTGGCGGCAGGCCAACAAGTACCACGTGCCGCGCCTGGCCTACGTGAACAAGATGGACCGCCAGGGCGCCGACTTCCTGCGGGTGGTCAAGCAGATCCAGCAACGCCTGGGGCACAACCCGGTGCCGATCCAGCTGGCCATTGGCTCCGAGGAAACCTTCGCCGGGCAGATCGACCTGGTGAAGATGAAGGCCATCGTCTGGAACGACGCCGACCAGGGCACCAGCTACATCGAGGAACCGATTCCCGCCGAACTCCAGGCCCTGGCCGAAGAGTGGCGCGCGCACATGATCGAAGCCGCCGCCGAGGCCAACGAGGAGCTGATGAACAAGTACCTCGAAGGCGAGGAGCTGAGCGTCGAGGAGATCAAGGCCGGCCTGCGCCAACGCACCCTGGCCAACGAGATCGTCCCGGCGGTGCTGGGCTCCTCGTTCAAGAACAAGGGCGTGCCGCTGGTGCTCGATGCGGTGATCGATTACCTGCCGGCGCCGTCGGAAATCCCGGCGATCAAGGGCACCCACCCGGACGACGAGGAGAAGCACGACGAGCGCCACGCTGACGACAGCGAGCCGTTCTCGTCACTGGCCTTCAAGATCGCCACCGACCCCTTCGTCGGCACCCTTACGTTCACCCGCGTCTATTCCGGCGTGCTCTCCAGCGGCGACGCCGTGCTCAACTCGGTGAAGGGCAAGAAGGAGCGCGTCGGGCGGATGGTGCAGATGCACGCCAACCAGCGCGAGGAGATCAAGGAATGCCGTGCCGGTGACATCGCCGCGCTGATCGGCATGAAGGACGTCACCACCGGCGACACCCTGTGCGCCATCGACAAGCCGATCATCCTCGAGCGCATGGACTTCCCGGACCCGGTGATCTCGGTGGCCGTGGAGCCCAAGACCAAGGCCGACCAGGAGAAGATGGGTATCGCCCTGTCCAAGCTGGCCCAGGAAGACCCGTCATTCCGTGTGAAGACCGACGAGGAGACCGGGCAGACCATCATCTCCGGGATGGGCGAGCTGCACCTGGACATCATCGTCGACCGCATGCGCCGCGAGTTCAACGTCGAGGCCAACATCGGCAAGCCGCAGGTGGCCTACCGCGAGGCGATCCGCAGGAAGTGCGAGATCGAGGGCAAGTTCGTCCGCCAGTCCGGCGGTCGCGGCCAGTTCGGTCACTGCTGGATTCGCTTCGAACCGGGCGAGGCAGGCAAGGATGGCCTGGAGTTCGTCAATGAAGTGGTGGGCGGCGTGATCCCCCGCGAGTTCATCCCGGCGATCCAGAAGGGTATCGAGGAGCAGATGCAGAACGGCGTGCTCGCCGGCTACCCGCTGATCGGCCTGAAAGCCTCGGTGTTCGACGGCTCCTACCACGACGTGGACTCCAGCGAGATGGCGTTCAAGATCGCCGCCTCCATGGCCACCAAGCAGCTCTCGCAGAAGGGCGGCGCGGTGCTGCTGGAGCCGGTGATGAAGGTCGAGGTGGTGACGCCGGAGGAATACATGGGCGATGTGATGGGCGACCTCAACCGCCGGCGCGGCCTGATCCAGGGCATGGAAGACACCCCTGCGGGCAAGGTGATCCGCGCCGAGGTGCCGCTGGGCGAGATGTTCGGCTATGCCACGGACGTGCGGTCGATGTCCCAGGGGCGGGCGAGCTACTCGATGGAGTTCACCAAGTACGCCGAGGCGCCGGCGAATATCGCCGAGGCAATCATCAAGAAGGCCAATGGGTGA
- a CDS encoding GNAT family N-acetyltransferase/peptidase C39 family protein gives MNLHLRAATADDLNALVELENRCFDYDRLSRRNFQWMITRAHASLIVAEADRSLLGYALVLFHQGTSLARLYSIALDERARGIGLGQKLLDRAEAEAIENDCAYMRLEVRPDNRGAIILYQRNGYRPFATVRDYYEDHSEALRFEKRIRQISGHAPRHVPFYRQTTEFTCGPSCLLMAMGALEHERVLERREELRLWREATTIYMTAGHGGCSPQGLALAAWRRGFRVQLQLSEDGPLFLDGVRSEEKREVMRLVHDDFTRELAQSNVEQLLVSQLDIDTALEAGGQPLVLISSYRLTRSKAPHWVVVTDCDEDFVYLHDPDVDHSQHREPLDCQHIPVSHGEFEQMSRFGRSKLRAAVVLYKR, from the coding sequence ATGAACCTGCACCTTCGCGCCGCCACCGCTGATGATCTGAACGCCCTGGTCGAGCTGGAAAACCGCTGCTTCGACTATGACCGCCTGTCGCGGCGCAACTTCCAGTGGATGATCACCCGGGCCCACGCCTCGCTGATCGTCGCCGAAGCCGACCGCAGCCTGCTGGGCTACGCCCTGGTGCTGTTCCACCAGGGCACCTCCCTGGCCCGTCTGTACTCCATCGCCCTCGACGAGCGCGCGCGCGGCATTGGCCTGGGGCAGAAACTGCTGGACCGTGCCGAGGCGGAAGCGATCGAAAACGACTGCGCCTACATGCGCCTGGAAGTCCGTCCGGACAATCGCGGCGCCATCATCCTCTACCAGCGCAACGGCTACCGTCCCTTCGCCACGGTGCGCGACTACTACGAGGACCACAGCGAAGCGCTCCGCTTCGAGAAACGCATCCGCCAGATCAGCGGCCACGCACCACGGCACGTGCCCTTCTACCGCCAGACCACCGAGTTCACCTGCGGTCCGTCCTGCCTGCTGATGGCCATGGGCGCACTGGAGCACGAAAGGGTTCTGGAGCGCCGCGAGGAGCTGCGCCTGTGGCGCGAAGCCACCACTATCTATATGACCGCCGGCCACGGCGGCTGCAGCCCGCAGGGCCTGGCCCTGGCCGCCTGGCGCCGGGGTTTTCGCGTGCAGCTGCAATTGTCGGAGGACGGCCCGCTGTTCCTCGACGGTGTACGCAGCGAAGAAAAGCGCGAGGTGATGCGCCTGGTGCATGACGACTTCACCCGCGAACTGGCGCAGAGCAACGTGGAGCAACTGCTGGTCAGTCAGCTGGACATCGACACCGCGCTGGAAGCCGGCGGCCAGCCACTGGTGCTGATCAGCAGCTACCGCCTGACCCGATCCAAGGCGCCGCACTGGGTGGTGGTCACCGACTGCGACGAGGACTTCGTCTACCTGCACGACCCCGACGTCGATCACAGCCAGCACCGCGAGCCACTGGACTGTCAGCATATTCCGGTGAGCCACGGAGAATTCGAGCAGATGAGCCGCTTTGGCCGCAGCAAGTTGCGGGCGGCGGTGGTGCTCTACAAGCGCTGA
- a CDS encoding DUF1326 domain-containing protein, with protein sequence MADWRLEGVEFVSCNCNWGCPCQFSSPPTHGKCEAVVSMRIDKGHFENQVLDGLCWVGTFAWPGAIHEGNGRCQVFIEERATPEQRAALLTILSGAETVPGATVFQVFSTTLSEVLEPCFVPIEFTIDIDERNAHTRIPDVLEVKGEPIRNPVTGEPQRARLTLPDGFEFTDAEMASGSFNAQGGIRISSQGSHGHFARLRFTGQGVVR encoded by the coding sequence ATGGCTGACTGGCGCCTCGAAGGCGTCGAGTTCGTGTCCTGTAACTGCAACTGGGGTTGCCCGTGCCAATTCAGCTCCCCGCCGACCCACGGCAAGTGCGAAGCAGTGGTGAGCATGCGAATCGACAAGGGGCATTTCGAGAACCAGGTGCTCGACGGGCTCTGCTGGGTCGGCACTTTTGCCTGGCCTGGCGCCATTCATGAAGGCAATGGTCGCTGCCAGGTCTTCATCGAAGAGCGCGCCACCCCGGAGCAACGCGCGGCCCTGCTGACCATTCTGTCGGGTGCGGAAACCGTGCCGGGCGCTACGGTGTTCCAGGTATTCAGCACCACCCTCTCCGAAGTCCTCGAGCCTTGCTTTGTCCCTATCGAATTCACGATCGACATCGATGAGCGCAACGCGCACACCCGCATTCCAGACGTACTCGAGGTCAAGGGCGAACCGATTCGCAATCCCGTGACCGGTGAGCCGCAGCGGGCCCGCCTGACGTTGCCGGATGGCTTCGAGTTCACCGACGCAGAAATGGCCAGCGGCAGCTTCAATGCGCAGGGCGGCATCAGAATCAGCTCGCAAGGCAGCCACGGGCACTTCGCCCGCTTGCGCTTCACGGGACAGGGCGTGGTGCGCTGA
- a CDS encoding RimK family protein — protein MSKLFIIVERKEDWASYYPSEDVVSAQEYLEMPIDDDNGKRVQVINLCRNYKYLGHGYYCSLLAEARGHKVIPSVRSISELAKKSLYSLALEDLEKTLDKALADHPYGNTDGFTLTLYFGRTDMEPLQDLARQLFEVFPCPILLVEFRKTRGWHIEGVKPGNIHKLREDQEDLFANALDSFSRQIWRKPRSRKQYRYDLAILHDPEEAFPPSDAKALKNFIRVGRSLGIDVELIEKKDYSRLAEYDALLIRETTSVSDHTYRFAKKAESEGMVVMDDPVSILRCTNKVYLADLLRSHKLGMPATEILYKDNPQELEKVGERLGFPLVLKIPDGSFSRGVIKVSNQEELLSASAELFERSVLLLAQEFFYTEYDWRIGVLNQKPIFACQYFMSKGHWQIYDHSPEAEELSGDFRTMAVHEAPRKVVELAVKTANLIGNGLYGVDLKQSGDRVVVIEVNDNPNIDCGVEDVYLGDELYKLVLEEFVRRLEVKRRGLGW, from the coding sequence GTGAGCAAGTTGTTCATCATCGTCGAACGCAAGGAAGACTGGGCGTCCTACTACCCCAGTGAAGATGTGGTCAGCGCCCAGGAATACCTGGAGATGCCCATCGATGACGACAACGGTAAGCGTGTGCAGGTGATCAACTTGTGCCGCAACTACAAATACCTGGGCCACGGTTATTACTGCTCGCTGTTGGCCGAGGCACGCGGGCACAAGGTGATTCCGTCGGTACGCAGCATCAGCGAGCTGGCGAAGAAATCCCTCTACAGCCTGGCCCTGGAAGACCTGGAGAAGACCCTCGACAAGGCGCTGGCCGACCATCCCTACGGCAATACCGACGGTTTCACCCTGACCCTGTACTTCGGTCGCACCGACATGGAGCCGCTGCAGGACCTGGCGCGCCAGCTGTTCGAGGTGTTTCCCTGTCCGATTCTGCTGGTGGAGTTCCGCAAGACCCGCGGCTGGCACATCGAGGGTGTAAAGCCAGGCAACATCCATAAGCTGCGCGAGGATCAGGAAGACCTGTTCGCCAATGCGCTGGACAGCTTCAGCCGGCAGATCTGGCGCAAGCCGCGCTCGCGCAAGCAGTACCGCTACGACCTGGCGATCCTCCACGATCCGGAAGAGGCCTTCCCGCCGTCGGACGCCAAGGCGCTGAAGAACTTCATCCGCGTCGGCCGCAGCCTCGGCATTGACGTCGAGCTGATCGAGAAGAAGGACTACTCGCGGCTGGCCGAATACGACGCGCTGCTGATCCGCGAGACCACCAGCGTCAGCGACCACACCTACCGCTTCGCCAAGAAGGCCGAGAGCGAGGGCATGGTGGTGATGGACGACCCAGTGTCGATCCTGCGCTGCACCAACAAGGTCTACCTGGCGGACCTGCTGCGCAGCCACAAGCTGGGCATGCCGGCCACCGAGATTCTCTACAAGGACAACCCGCAGGAGCTGGAGAAGGTTGGAGAGCGGCTGGGCTTCCCGCTGGTGTTGAAGATTCCCGACGGCAGCTTCTCCCGTGGGGTGATCAAGGTGTCGAACCAGGAGGAGCTGCTCAGCGCCAGCGCCGAGCTGTTCGAGCGCTCGGTGCTGCTGTTGGCCCAGGAGTTCTTCTATACCGAGTACGACTGGCGCATCGGCGTGCTCAACCAGAAACCGATCTTCGCCTGCCAGTACTTCATGTCCAAGGGCCATTGGCAGATCTACGACCACAGCCCCGAGGCCGAAGAGCTCAGTGGAGATTTCCGCACCATGGCGGTCCACGAGGCACCGCGCAAGGTGGTGGAGCTGGCGGTGAAGACCGCCAATCTGATCGGCAATGGCTTGTACGGGGTGGACCTGAAGCAGTCCGGGGATCGGGTGGTGGTGATCGAGGTGAATGACAACCCGAATATCGACTGCGGCGTGGAGGATGTGTACCTCGGCGACGAACTTTACAAGCTGGTGCTGGAGGAGTTCGTGCGCCGTCTCGAAGTCAAGCGGCGCGGGCTTGGCTGGTGA
- a CDS encoding DUF2182 domain-containing protein: MLLSVLTMVAWVFLLDLARRMAAPGSMLEMAMEGMPMPWTLRDALLMFAMWSIMMVGMMLPSAAPMFLLYQHTLRQRLPADQRNLALLLFCGAYVLVWGGFSLVATLLQWLLDQRALLSMEMRSQNPWLGAAFLLGAGLYQFLPAKGACLHHCQSPLQFLLAYWRPGPSGAWHMGLAHGLYCLGCCWALMGVLFVVGLMNLLWVALIGAYVLLEKYLPVGAWLSRTSGLLLVLWGLLLLHGG, translated from the coding sequence ATGTTGCTGTCCGTCCTGACCATGGTCGCATGGGTATTTCTGCTGGACCTTGCACGGCGCATGGCCGCTCCCGGGAGCATGCTGGAGATGGCCATGGAAGGCATGCCGATGCCATGGACACTGCGCGACGCCCTGCTGATGTTCGCCATGTGGAGCATCATGATGGTCGGCATGATGCTCCCCAGCGCGGCACCGATGTTCCTGCTTTATCAGCACACCCTCCGCCAGCGGCTCCCCGCCGACCAGCGAAACCTGGCGCTGCTGCTCTTCTGCGGCGCCTACGTGCTGGTCTGGGGCGGTTTCAGCCTGGTCGCCACGCTCCTGCAATGGCTGCTGGACCAGCGGGCGCTGCTCAGTATGGAGATGCGCAGCCAGAACCCATGGCTGGGAGCGGCCTTTCTGCTGGGCGCCGGCCTCTATCAGTTCCTGCCCGCCAAAGGCGCTTGCCTGCACCATTGCCAGTCTCCGCTGCAATTCCTGCTGGCCTACTGGCGGCCCGGCCCGTCCGGTGCGTGGCACATGGGGCTGGCCCATGGGCTGTATTGCCTGGGTTGCTGCTGGGCGTTGATGGGAGTGCTGTTCGTCGTGGGCTTGATGAACCTGCTCTGGGTCGCCCTGATTGGCGCCTATGTGCTGCTGGAAAAGTATCTGCCAGTGGGTGCCTGGCTCAGCCGCACGTCGGGGCTACTGCTGGTGTTGTGGGGCCTCCTGCTGCTGCACGGCGGCTAG
- the ptrC gene encoding type III secretion system co-regulatory protein PtrC, with product MNRIDEAYRITYVTLDELQLQFETQIAVTEADGSLALHRAATLPDERRALRELIRQEPLNSAA from the coding sequence ATGAACCGCATCGACGAGGCCTACCGGATCACCTACGTCACCCTGGACGAGCTGCAGCTGCAGTTCGAAACCCAGATCGCGGTCACCGAAGCCGACGGCAGCCTCGCCCTGCACCGTGCGGCAACCCTGCCGGACGAACGCCGGGCCCTGCGCGAGCTGATCCGCCAGGAACCGCTGAATTCCGCCGCCTGA
- a CDS encoding NAD(P)/FAD-dependent oxidoreductase has protein sequence MHKNRHPHTPGKKPVTIFGPDFPFAFDDWIEHPAGLGSIPADKHGQEVAIVGAGISGLVAAYELMKMGLKPVVYEASKMGGRLRSETFEGADGIIAELGGMRFPVSSTAFYHYVDKLGLETKPFPNPLTPASGSTVVDLEGTSHYAEKMADLPEIFREVAQAWADALEDGARFSEIQDAIRERDTVKLKALWDELVPKWDDRTFYDFVATSKAFSRLSYRHREIFGQVGFGTGGWDSDFPNSMLEIFRVVMTNCDDHQHLVVGGVEQVPRGIWSHVPEQCAHWPAGTSLATLHNGAPRPGVKKIARAADGTFAVTDYWGDTRHYAAVLATCQTWLLTTQIECEEALFSQKMWMALDRTRYMQSSKTFVMVDRPFWKDKDPETGRDVMSMTLTDRLTRGTYLFDNGDDKPGVICLSYSWMSDAMKMLPHPVEKRVQLALDALKKVYPKVDIASHVIGNPITVSWEADPHFLGAFKGALPGHYRYNQRMYAHFMQDDMPAEQRGIFIAGDDVSWTPAWVEGAVQTSLNAVWGIMKHFGGATHPQNPGPGDRFAELGPMELPD, from the coding sequence ATGCACAAGAACCGCCACCCCCACACCCCCGGCAAGAAACCGGTAACCATCTTCGGTCCGGACTTCCCCTTCGCCTTCGACGACTGGATCGAACACCCCGCCGGCCTGGGCAGCATCCCCGCCGACAAGCATGGCCAGGAAGTGGCCATCGTTGGCGCCGGCATCTCCGGCCTGGTGGCGGCCTACGAGCTGATGAAGATGGGCCTCAAGCCCGTGGTCTATGAGGCCTCGAAGATGGGCGGTCGCCTGCGCTCGGAGACCTTCGAAGGCGCCGACGGCATCATCGCCGAGCTGGGCGGCATGCGCTTCCCGGTGTCGAGCACCGCCTTCTACCACTACGTCGACAAGCTCGGCCTGGAAACCAAACCCTTCCCCAACCCGCTGACGCCCGCCTCCGGCAGCACCGTGGTGGACCTCGAAGGCACCAGCCACTACGCCGAGAAGATGGCAGACCTGCCGGAAATCTTCCGCGAAGTGGCCCAGGCCTGGGCCGACGCCCTGGAAGACGGCGCACGCTTCTCCGAAATCCAGGACGCCATCCGCGAGCGCGACACCGTCAAGCTCAAGGCCCTGTGGGACGAGTTGGTGCCCAAGTGGGACGACCGCACCTTCTACGACTTCGTTGCCACCTCCAAGGCCTTCTCCCGCCTCTCCTACCGCCACCGTGAAATCTTCGGCCAGGTCGGTTTCGGCACCGGCGGCTGGGACTCCGACTTCCCCAACTCCATGCTGGAAATCTTCCGCGTGGTGATGACCAACTGCGACGACCACCAGCACCTCGTTGTCGGCGGCGTCGAGCAGGTGCCGCGCGGCATCTGGAGCCACGTGCCGGAACAATGCGCGCACTGGCCGGCCGGCACTTCCCTCGCCACGCTGCACAATGGCGCACCGCGTCCGGGCGTGAAGAAGATCGCCCGCGCCGCCGACGGCACCTTTGCCGTCACCGACTACTGGGGCGATACCCGCCACTACGCCGCCGTTCTGGCGACCTGCCAGACCTGGCTGCTGACCACCCAGATCGAGTGCGAAGAAGCGCTGTTCTCGCAGAAGATGTGGATGGCCCTGGACCGTACCCGCTACATGCAGTCGTCGAAGACCTTCGTGATGGTCGACCGCCCGTTCTGGAAGGACAAGGATCCGGAAACCGGCCGCGACGTGATGAGCATGACCCTCACCGACCGCCTCACCCGCGGCACTTACCTGTTCGATAACGGCGACGACAAGCCGGGCGTGATCTGCCTGTCCTACTCCTGGATGAGCGACGCCATGAAGATGCTGCCGCACCCGGTGGAGAAGCGCGTGCAACTGGCCCTGGACGCGCTGAAGAAGGTCTACCCGAAGGTCGACATCGCCAGCCACGTCATCGGCAACCCCATCACCGTCTCCTGGGAAGCCGACCCGCACTTCCTCGGCGCCTTCAAGGGCGCGCTGCCGGGTCACTACCGCTACAACCAGCGCATGTACGCGCACTTCATGCAGGACGACATGCCGGCCGAACAGCGCGGCATCTTCATCGCCGGTGACGACGTGTCCTGGACCCCGGCCTGGGTGGAAGGCGCGGTGCAGACCTCGCTCAACGCCGTGTGGGGCATCATGAAGCACTTCGGCGGCGCCACCCATCCGCAGAACCCCGGCCCGGGCGACCGCTTCGCCGAACTCGGCCCGATGGAGCTGCCTGACTGA